In a single window of the Melanotaenia boesemani isolate fMelBoe1 chromosome 22, fMelBoe1.pri, whole genome shotgun sequence genome:
- the apobb.1 gene encoding apolipoprotein Bb, tandem duplicate 1 has translation MGDSKLCLLLLLSTSALAFAQGEGHPTCLLAQRYKTLHKYQYQYEAESLNAINGASHLKNGPKASCKVEIEVPQTCSFIVRTTGCMLSEVVDVDAEGNPVFRPASSSDTFAAEMEKHPLKVVVEGEYDVKLYPEDGETTTILNFKRGIISALAVPLLEEEKNKHMPTIHGKCKTQYSINTREDIATDITLNRDLSRCDQFVPMRDHNSPLAIISGMHYPLAQLIRSSQTCNYKFDNEKKHMTSGSCTENHILIPFSHKGKYGVTNVGKQEISLIDVSAYNDRVFEHSDIVKELHMETVEDKSAIQDKEAALNLIRELAGPEIEGEKRAHLFQSIVSMVRGMKTETLRDALPEAIGVSRFLTYQILAQCGTPECSSAIMQVLRTFDTTSLEVDATIFALGLMSNPSGLLIHDMLEMAKYKHSKPIMYALSNVVKRFYKAEGKLIPEIHSVAEFMAAELGDCTGDQDQTFMTLRVIGNMAPAVIPAGPALKQAVIQCVKQTAATHSVQEAAIQVFRQIPVPHEDREVFMHVILDKGEPVQERIAAYLVLMKDPQPSELTQLVHTLPSDEDQQVKSFFISHITNILSSTDHETQELRQKIHEALQGNEIGTIMDPIRYSRNYKIGSLEGNMIFEDASYLPKEVMLDMTLKAFGFEIDMMEFGMEGKGFEPTVDALFGEDGFFPDTALKTMYFVSDNMPDSVSEILHNIMPALNRNRMRREVSQNLIKEIGQNLHKLVTDLKAAESPEAMVYVRLLGNELGYLRTNDIEELTYSAGMMIDSMLKMFPHDVMKAILTRHDSSIFAHYIFMDNEFFLPTVTGVPLKIALSGTFAPGFKGGLDISRDMSTVAFMPSAGIEFVTQIGSHIPEYVNSGLEMHTNIFHESGVTAKISMARDHVKLTIPSPTKPTKLIKMTNTLVAVVGSEVKTITPLVMDKVDVDECTPVFAGMKYCTALQYIDAFSDETAPYFPFTGDSKFAVELHPTGEVTEYTATVAYELLKEGEEARQKVDSLKFILRAEGAEPTEATAVMKYNRRKNVISADIHIPDYDVEAGLRLGVGNTKSKGTHSISLDFINKNILQLSLVGRANLKAMKEGMLEVQLLVPSINADATVTAKLKRDEELELELESEIKLMDAISEQKIEIKYDGSKIEAEIQTDMNTKTASLPNGKFIEEYGNEILDMQVGQTDMKVRHIFRKFVEAGNNYMEKYGAQMFPYMQNFRLPDIPDMSMPEKLFLNTDSKAVYYFNNEYFTINIPLPLGGKSTDELNFPPVLTTPSFSLPKFGLEIVSMEIPIPELVVPESLTLSIPFFGKAEFSTMMTSNLYDLEASVAAGKDVVEPPSYSARFDVKGTSPIDILSVAVEGSGLVATTDSIKAHVKGSLSHKFIEASISIEEDAAITDKVNVKSISNIEARSPFGFDIKVEHTGMAGASTDEITADNKFEGMFKAGPMYSKTISTQSFNIFPFRPEAKIESSVQFDSTFVKAQNTIAATLAKGEFLFESNTKAFEDLFTHVAKLSFKDNKLSMKCEASALALGMKIHNQAEAAVGAGEIVIRIETNGDHSENRVYSLTTASLDVNGLNVNCDANVKLLENEAMHKTTLKMNKDGLTTSGTTTIQSPLSFENTFNAGLDTTKGTLSIINKAAMFDMKFDNTNTMAITLSSFDFNSKAEVTASEYASYTQDITFDLKPYTASANVNNHLKFLVANFINEAQLQAELYKMDITGSMKAMFGEEEIKHTYQINYADLTASAKCSTTGKLLGTQMNHNTELEIIGLAARFNNNARFNSQPMRFDHTIRCSIVPFDFNLDAIFNADGDMTLYGKHSAQLYGKFLLRAQPLVFASSHECRASVTQQLDNGFSLETTYDNKMDTVMSLQEQKTRFRIKSKMNEHAFSQNFEVYNTPETIGVEVSSTILTNIINTASKDNQELSISGFFKYDKNTESHTIQFPLIESLPVFLEGIKEIVVHVAEALHGFINYEGLRDAIENFPDQVSDFAARMDFEDKVFKLKQYFSDLPQTIVISIEDVEVSLGNLKTAIEKLPADLYVYIQYYSVLIMDFINNNKFLENVIQKTQEGLKTIIESNDIKAAIVYVIDTIREMINNIDLEKLRGSSIAFLEDIEDKYEIKAALQSIMIEVKHSVERFDLVKFISDLKRFITTINKILIREYVAIPLEQFSYKITYFTKKIIQDFDIAGKISTFFAKMRELFVHFEVDQKLQTVLEKVVDLIKQFKIEDSMKAVVQMVKNLDIPTKFQDAITYLKTTDVKDIIDHLSVYIETIVQKLKSLDYNDFVDHANQVIAEYTTQVNEMIRTLEIPHKLEATREFINTIITSIHGIVEGLRELKVAEIIKKAEDFFEQFVCDPLKISAKYIKDDIINLDFTAEISSFIQFVGKNYREAMKDIIQMFSFFVHIVKDVLPDQKIISEIQQILDGLLTELMQAEISTPSFTLPLTDLVVPSMKFKMDSWNQFVLPTQLDIPEFTIMGVYTMKATTLSYDSIKQKIIELIDFIVNFKISMFDADAIFGDLTLNYFPALPEITLPEITLPELTFPTIPQVPVEKLVKSLRVPKIKLPTIPAEIMVPGFGRLRGEIKFHSPIFTVKTNVEFQNSTETQMTPLFTGFFTSQGTSPSWEILNYNLDTTTRISMPKMKRIVLAETVKFTHAALGAEHQGSVTLYGKSAQAQVKTTIKVSTTPYTADFSNTAFIGVEGGMTGTVDTSYSHVMNIPIANVRNEVTVTQKSIVRQEGFAFTLSADHTGTGKFNGHDGNHNSKFLISCSPSIVSLTFSGDTESEIFKMKQQVTAEIGTFSLKFNIRNEAEAPCIRNSLIVATGYASLHDMKIEMKANHDTELHGADTGSFSNAINFIIHPVEFNFEFQNKGNAKVNIFRSLTAKIDLQNDYLVNFNHDSQKMNTLFLARLNQYKMLTNFTLENDKDKAGVFVAMDGETNLDFLKYPISIPEIDLPFVEFHTPAISDLNLYEQTGLQNILTTTEQTVDVDAKIVYQKSKAAPIVMGLIPSIGNLITDLSFKSAIINLNANAGLFPEDDLVFRLSASTASVFECLKARIDGTTSLSTKRGIKLANSLSLVNDHIEGNHDSSFTMSAETFETAVSVATVGKIVSPVFNLEASQNLNADTKSKANALSTFKIKGDINMPMIKTVGEASADHNLKLEGTFEYVSMESTIKTSMGGTVFENYLVLGVLDNEANFYLNKDGLRSTSKIIGEARLNNGETKVLSMGGSNNLAIEASMGRVYVDLMHVCNNEANLFDFTTKGKHLAQAKIDFAPISSLKADFEIDMTQPCSLGEFKFFEKTVAEMTPSNQKISNKVKFVSPVYTTDMDVEVEGNAPVLKIVFKSSATSAFVVLEYNLDASSTLNFENDLLNMVNKLVLTHTDLTMDVSHTIAQALRRKRQADESVSRHTMNVDVTSPTFTDMNLRYAAHRDAISASVSSPSAGFLGLQFNGKFLSQMNARLYFRLPSAPEADINILVIRTSKDADKINLQIVYVMESIEAMLNELKGKLPSIMSSAKAFADKYHITANLVILRDFFINYINEAYNIATNYDAQMSQLSIFFRNTVTRYQKTIQTFFDAIIKVFRETRFKLPGSGELTTLPELLKKLTSSIANMLGVTVKMIREHTEEYYDYFVQKISNVKVQMPVGDVITGGQVIDQVKITIRKISDEVVDIVKNMESLDTMLEKISETLKAVVEKTQEFVDTVKSDYLDAVFMSINQVYREFVKAIKNIADQIPAFSMEEFQRVCESILDMIITKMANSNLAVNHILQQASEETKEYIKVTDGNFELNFPFYFQH, from the exons ATGGGGGACTCAAAGCTCTGCCTTTTGCTGCTCCTCAGCACATCTGCCTTGGCTT TTGCCCAAGGTGAAGGACATCCAACCTGTTTAC TGGCCCAAAGGTACAAAACCCTGCACAAATATCAATACCAGTATGAGGCTGAATCTCTGAATGCTATCAACGGAGCTTCACACCTCAAGAATGGACCAAAGGCCTCCTGCAAG GTTGAAATCGAGGTGCCACAGACTTGTAGCTTCATCGTCCGCACCACCGGCTGCATGCTGAGTGAGGTGGTGGACGTGGACGCAGAGGGCAACCCTGTGTTCCGTCCTGCTTCCTCCTCTGACACCTTTGCTGCTGAAATGGAGAA ACATCCTCTGAAGGTTGTGGTTGAAGGTGAGTACGATGTCAAACTGTACCCTGAGGATGGAGAGACAACAACTATCCTGAACTTCAAGAGGGGTATCATCTCTGCCCTGGCTGTGCCTCTCctggaggaagaaaagaacaaGCATATG CCCACCATCCACGGCAAGTGCAAAACCCAATACAGCATTAACACCAGAGAGGACATTGCAACTGACATCACCCTGAACAGGGATCTGTCCAGATGTGATCAATTTGTGCCAATGAGAGATCACAACAGCCCCCTGGCAATTATCAGTGGCATG CACTACCCTCTTGCTCAGCTGATCAGAAGCTCCCAAACCTGCAATTACAAATTTGACAATGAGAAAAAGCACATGACCTCTGGATCCTGTACTGAGAACCACATCCTCATCCCCTTCTCACACAA AGGAAAATATGGAGTTACCAATGTTGGAAAGCAGGAGATTTCTCTGATTGACGTTTCTGCCTACAATGACAGAGTCTTTGAGCACA GTGACATCGTTAAGGAGCTTCACATGGAAACTGTTGAAGACAAGAGTGCCATCCAGGATAAAGAAGCAGCTCTGAATCTTATAAGAGAACTGGCTGGGCCTGAGATTGAGGGTGAGAAGAGGGCCCACCTCTTCCAATCAATTGTCTCCATGGTCCGTGGAATGAAGACTGAAACTCTGAGAGATGCCCTCCCTGAGGCTATTGGAGTTTCCCGCTTCCTGACCTACCAGATTCTGGCCCAGTGCGGAACCCCAGAGTGCAGCAGTGCTATCATGCAGGTCCTCAGGACCTTCGACACCACCTCCCTGGAAGTTGACGCCACTATTTTTGCTCTGGGACTGATGTCCAACCCTTCTGGCCTCTTAATCCATGATATGCTCGAGATGGCCAAATACAAACACAGCAAGCCCATCATGTATGCGCTGAGCAATGTTGTTAAGAG GTTTTACAAAGCTGAGGGAAAACTGATTCCTGAGATTCATTCTGTTGCTGAGTTTATGGCTGCTGAGTTGGGCGACTGTACTGGAGACCAGGACCAGACTTTCATGACACTGAGG GTGATTGGAAACATGGCTCCAGCTGTGATTCCAGCTGGTCCTGCACTCAAACAAGCTGTGATCCAGTGTGTGAAGCAAACTGCAGCTACCCACAGTGTGCAGGAAGCTGCTATCCAAGTTTTCAGGCAGATTCCAGTTCCTCATGAG GACAGAGAGGTGTTCATGCATGTGATTTTGGACAAGGGTGAGCCTGTGCAAGAGCGCATTGCTGCATATCTGGTTCTTATGAAGGACCCTCAGCCAAGTGAGCTCACCCAGCTGGTTCACACTTTGCCCAGTGATGAAGACCAACAAGTCAAGAGCTTTTTCATCTCTCACATCACCAACATTTTGTCCTCAACTGACCATGAAACCCAAGA ACTGAGACAGAAGATCCATGAGGCACTGCAGGGTAATGAGATTGGCACTATTATGGACCCCATCAGGTATTCTCGCAACTACAAGATTGGCTCCTTGGAGGGCAACATGATCTTTGAGGATGCCAGCTACTTGCCCAAGGAGGTCATGCTTGACATGACTCTAAAGGCTTTTGGCTTTGAGATTGACATGATGGAG TTCGGTATGGAAGGCAAAGGATTTGAGCCAACTGTTGATGCCCTGTTTGGAGAGGACGGATTCTTTCCCGACACTGCCCTGAAGACAATGTACTTTGTCTCTGACAACATGCCAGACTCAGTCAGTGAGATCCTGCACAACATCATGCCTGCTCTGAACAGGAACAGGATGAGGAGAGAG GTCTCCCAGAACCTGATAAAGGAGATTGGACAAAACCTCCACAAACTAGTGACAGACCTGAAGGCTGCAGAGTCTCCAGAGGCAATGGTTTATGTGAGACTCCTGGGAAATGAGCTGGGATATCTGAGGACCAATGACATTGAGGAGTTGACCTACTCTGCCGGCATGATGATTGACAGCATGTTGAAGATGTTCCCACATGAT GTAATGAAGGCCATTTTAACCAGGCATGACAGCTCAATCTTTGCCCATTACATCTTCATGGATAATGAGTTCTTCCTGCCTACTGTCACTGGTGTGCCTCTGAAAATTGCACTGTCTGGTACTTTTGCTCCTGGTTTCAAAGGCGGACTTGACATTTCTCGTGACATG AGCACAGTGGCCTTTATGCCATCTGCTGGCATTGAGTTTGTCACTCAGATTGGCTCCCACATCCCTGAATATGTCAACTCTGGTTTGGAGATGCACACCAACATTTTCCATGAGAGTGGAGTCACTGCCAAGATCTCCATGGCACGTGACCATGTGAAGCTGACCATTCCTTCTCCAACAAAACCTACCAAGCTTATCAAAATGAC GAACACCCTGGTGGCAGTGGTTGGATCAGAAGTGAAGACTATCACTCCTCTGGTGATGGACAAGGTTGATGTTGATGAGTGCACCCCAGTCTTTGCTGGAATGAAATACTGCACTGCTCTGCAGTACATCGACGCTTTCTCTGATGAAACTGCTCCTTACTTCCCCTTCACCGGAGACAGCAA ATTTGCTGTGGAGCTCCACCCTACTGGTGAAGTCACTGAGTACACAGCCACTGTTGCCTACGAGCTCCTCAAGGAGGGAGAAGAGGCCCGGCAGAAGGTTGACAGTCTGAAGTTTATTCTGCGAGCTGAAg GTGCAGAGCCCACTGAAGCTACAGCAGTCATGAAATACAACAGAAGGAAGAATGTGATCTCAGCAGACATCCACATCCCTGACTATGACGTGGAGGCTGGGCTCAGGCTGGGCGTTGGAAACACCAAGAGCAAAGGAACTCACTCCATCTCTCTTGACTTTATAAACAAGAACATCCTACAGCTCTCCCTGGTTGGTCGTGCCAA TCTGAAGGCCATGAAGGAAGGTATGCTAGAAGTCCAGCTTCTGGTGCCCTCAATCAATGCTGATGCCACCGTCACAGCCAAACTGAAACGAGATGAAGAACTGGAGCTGGAACTTGAGAGTGAAATCAAGCTCATGGATGCCATCTCTGAGCAgaaaattgaaattaaatatg ATGGCAGCAAGATTGAGGCTGAAATCCAGACTGATATGAACACAAAGACCGCCTCCCTGCCAAATGGCAAATTTATTGAAGAGTATGGCAATGAGATTCTTGACATGCAGGTGGGGCAGACCGACATGAAAGTCCGTCACATCTTCAGGAAGTTTGTGGAG GCCGGAAACAACTACATGGAAAAGTATGGTGCTCAAATGTTCCCTTACATGCAGAACTTCAGACTGCCCGATATCCCTGACATGTCCATGCCAGAGAAACTATTCCTGAACAC TGATTCAAAGGCTGTCTACTACTTTAACAATGAGTACTTCACAATTAACATCCCCCTGCCTCTTGGAGGAAAGTCAACAGATGAGCTTAACTTCCCACCAGTTCTGACCACTCCCAGTTTTTCTCTTCCCAAGTTTGGGCTGGAAATTGTCTCCATGGAGATCCCCATCCCAGAGCTGGTTGTTCCAGAGAGCCTCACGCTGTCAATTCCTTTCTTTGGCAAAGCTGAGTTTTCAACAATGATGACAAGCAACCTCTATGATTTGGAGGCCTCAGTGGCTGCTGGCAAGGATGTTGTGGAGCCACCAAGCTACTCAGCTAGGTTTGATGTGAAAGGAACTTCTCCAATTGATATCCTCTCAGTAGCAGTTGAAG GCTCTGGACTGGTTGCCACCACTGATTCTATCAAGGCCCATGTGAAAGGTTCTTTGAGCCATAAATTCATTGAAGCCAGTATTAGTATTGAAGAGGATGCTGCCATCACAGATAAGGTTAATGTGAAATCTATCAGCAACATAGAAGCCAGAAGTCCATTTGGTTTTGACATTAAAGTAGAGCACACTGGTATGGCTGGAGCCAGTACTGATGAAATTACTGCTGACAACAAGTTTGAGGGAATGTTCAAGGCTGGACCAATGTATAGCAAGACAATTTCAACCCAGTCATTTAACATCTTCCCCTTCAGGCCAGAAGCAAAGATTGAGTCTAGTGTTCAGTTTGACTCTACTTTTGTAAAAGCCCAGAACACAATTGCAGCCACCCTTGCCAAAGGCGAGTTCTTATTTGAGTCTAACACCAAGGCCTTTGAAGATCTCTTTACCCATGTTGCCAAGCTTTCTTTTAAAGACAACAAGCTTTCTATGAAATGTGAAGCAAGTGCCCTTGCTCTTGGCATGAAGATCCACAACCAGGCTGAAGCTGCTGTTGGTGCTGGTGAGATTGTCATCAGGATTGAGACAAATGGAGACCACTCTGAAAACCGTGTTTACTCCCTCACGACTGCCTCTCTTGATGTTAATGGTCTGAATGTTAACTGTGATGCCAATGTGAAGCTTCTTGAGAATGAGGCAATGCACAAGACCACCCTGAAAATGAACAAGGATGGTTTGACCACAAGTGGAACAACTACCATCCAAAGCCCCCTGTCctttgaaaacacttttaatgCTGGACTTGACACCACAAAGGGGACTCTGTCCATTATCAACAAGGCTGCAATGTTTGACATGAAGTTTGATAATACCAACACTATGGCCATAACTCTATCTAGCTTTGACTTCAACTCAAAGGCTGAAGTCACTGCAAGTGAGTATGCCTCTTACACCCAGGACATCACCTTTGACCTAAAGCCCTACACTGCTTCTGCAAATGTGAACAACCACCTCAAATTTCTGGTTGCCAACTTCATTAATGAGGCACAGCTACAGGCAGAGCTTTACAAGATGGACATAACTGGAAGCATGAAGGCCATGTTTGGCGAGGAAGAGATCAAGCACACCTACCAGATCAATTATGCTGATTTGACTGCCAGTGCAAAGTGTAGTACCACTGGAAAACTCCTTGGCACTCAGATGAACCACAACACTGAACTTGAAATTATTGGCCTTGCTGCCAGATTCAACAATAATGCCCGCTTTAACTCCCAACCAATGCGCTTTGACCACACCATTCGTTGCAGCATTGTTCCTTTTGATTTCAACCTTGATGCTATCTTCAATGCCGATGGAGACATGACCTTGTACGGAAAGCACAGTGCCCAGCTCTATGGCAAGTTTCTACTCAGAGCACAACCCCTGGTTTTTGCCAGCTCACATGAATGCAGAGCATCCGTGACCCAACAGCTAGATAACGGCTTTTCTCTTGAAACCACATATGACAACAAAATGGATACCGTTATGTCCCTACAGGAGCAGAAGACCAGATTCAGAATAAAGTCTAAAATGAATGAGCATGCCTTCAGTCAGAACTTTGAAGTTTATAACACTCCTGAGACAATTGGAGTTGAGGTCTCTAGCACCATCCTCACAAATATAATCAACACAGCCTCTAAAGATAACCAGGAGTTGAGCATTTCTGGCTTCTTCAAGTATGACAAGAACACAGAAAGTCATACAATTCAGTTCCCTCTGATTGAAAGTCTACCTGTCTTTTTGGAAGGCATCAAAGAAATTGTTGTGCATGTGGCAGAGGCTTTGCATGGCTTCATCAACTATGAGGGCTTAAGGGATGCTATTGAGAATTTCCCCGACCAAGTCAGTGACTTTGCAGCTCGTATGGATTTCGAAGACAAAGTATTTAAACTGAAGCAGTATTTTAGTGACCTCCCCCAAACTATTGTCATCTCCATAGAAGATGTGGAGGTTTCTTTGGGAAATCTTAAGACTGCTATTGAGAAACTACCGGCTGATCTCTATGTTTACATTCAATACTATTCTGTTTTGATCATGGACTTTATTAATAACAACAAGTTCCTTGAAAACGTCATCCAGAAAACTCAGGAAGGTCTGAAGACAATTATTGAGAGTAATGACATCAAGGCTGCAATTGTGTATGTGATTGATACCATCAGAGAGATGATCAATAACATTGACCTGGAAAAACTAAGAGGCAGCAGCATAGCATTCCTGGAAGACATTGAGGACAAGTATGAAATCAAGGCTGCTCTACAGTCTATCATGATTGAGGTTAAACATTCAGTTGAGagatttgatttggttaaatTTATTTCTGATCTGAAACGTTTCATTACAACCATAAATAAAATTCTCATTAGGGAATATGTGGCTATCCCTCTCGAACAGTTTTcctataaaatcacatatttcaCCAAAAAAATTATTCAGGACTTTGACATTGCTGGTAAGATCAGCACATTCTTTGCCAAGATGAGAGAGttgtttgtacattttgagGTTGACCAAAAGCTACAGACTGTTTTGGAAAAAGTTGTGGACCTCATTAAACAATTCAAGATTGAAGATAGCATGAAGGCTGTTGTCCAAATGGTGAAGAATTTAGACATCCCTACCAAATTCCAGGATGCCATCACTTACTTGAAAACAACAGACGTTAAGGATATCATCGACCATCTCAGCGTGTATATTGAAACTATCGTGCAAAAGCTGAAGTCTCTGGATTACAATGACTTTGTGGATCATGCCAATCAAGTTATTGCTGAATACACAACTCAAGTGAATGAGATGATCAGGACTCTTGAAATTCCCCATAAGCTTGAGGCAACACGAGAATTCATCAACACAATCATAACCTCTATTCATGGCATTGTAGAAGGCCTGAGAGAATTGAAAGTtgcagaaattattaaaaaagcaGAGGATTTCTTTgaacagtttgtgtgtgatcCCCTTAAGATCTCTGCTAAATACATTAAGGATGACATCATAAATCTGGATTTCACAGCTGAAATCTCTTCTTTTATACAATTTGTGGGCAAAAACTACAGAGAGGCCATGAAAGACATCATCCAAATGTTCAGCTTTTTTGTTCATATAGTCAAGGATGTGTTACCTGACCAGAAAATCATCAGTGAGATTCAGCAGATCCTCGATGGGCTCCTTACTGAACTGATGCAAGCTGAGATCAGCACGCCCTCCTTCACTCTTCCTCTTACGGATCTTGTTGTGCCTTCCATGAAATTCAAAATGGATTCATGGAACCAGTTTGTACTGCCAACACAACTTGACATCCCTGAGTTTACCATCATGGGTGTCTACACCATGAAAGCAACCACACTTTCCTATGATAGCATCAAGCAGAAAATCATTGAACTCATTGATTTCATTGTAAACTTTAAGATCAGCATGTTTGATGCAGATGCCATCTTTGGAGACCTGACTTTGAACTATTTCCCTGCCCTGCCTGAGATCACCTTGCCAGAGATCACGCTTCCTGAGCTTACATTCCCTACCATCCCTCAAGTTCCTGTAGAAAAGCTTGTTAAGTCTCTTAGGGTTCCTAAGATCAAGCTGCCCACCATTCCAGCTGAGATCATGGTCCCAGGCTTTGGTAGACTCCGTGGCGAGATCAAATTCCACTCTCCCATCTTTACAGTCAAGACAAATGTAGAGTTCCAGAACTCCACAGAGACTCAAATGACACCTCTGTTCACAGGATTCTTCACTTCCCAAGGCACATCTCCAAGCTGGGAAATCCTCAATTACAACCTTGACACCACTACTCGCATTTCAATGCCCAAAATGAAGCGCATTGTTCTTGCAGAGACTGTCAAGTTTACCCATGCTGCTCTTGGAGCTGAACACCAGGGATCTGTCACGCTCTATGGCAAATCTGCTCAGGCGCAAGTAAAGACCACAATTAAGGTTTCTACCACACCTTACACTGCTGACTTTAGTAACACAGCCTTTATTGGTGTGGAAGGAGGAATGACAGGCACTGTTGATACATCTTACTCTCATGTAATGAACATTCCAATTGCTAATGTCAGAAATGAGGTCACCGTAACCCAGAAATCAATTGTTCGCCAAGAAGGCTTCGCCTTTACTTTGTCAGCTGATCATACAGGCACAGGGAAGTTTAATGGTCATGATGGCAACCACAACAGCAAGTTCCTTATCTCATGCAGCCCCAGCATTGTCAGTCTTACATTTTCTGGCGACACAGAATCTGAAATTTTCAAGATGAAACAGCAGGTTACAGCTGAAATTGGCACCTTTAGCCTTAAATTCAATATCCGCAATGAAGCAGAGGCCCCATGCATCAGGAACAGTCTCATTGTGGCAACTGGATATGCCAGCCTACATGATATGAAGATTGAAATGAAAGCTAACCATGACACAGAACTGCATGGTGCAGACACTGGCAGCTTCTCCAATGCAATCAACTTCATAATCCATCCTGTGGAGTTTAACTTTGAGTtccaaaacaaaggaaatgcCAAAGTCAACATTTTCAGATCCCTGACTGCTAAGATAGACCTGCAGAATGATTACTTGGTCAACTTCAACCATGACAGCCAAAAAATGAACACACTCTTCCTGGCTCGCCTCAATCAGTACAAAATGCTCACCAACTTTACTCTTGAGAATGACAAAGATAAAGCTGGTGTCTTTGTTGCCATGGATGGTGAGACTAATTTGGACTTCCTAAAATATCCCATCAGCATTCCTGAGATTGACCTGCCTTTTGTTGAATTCCATACTCCAGCTATCAGTGATCTGAACCTCTATGAGCAAACTGGACTGCAGAACATTTTGACAACTACTGAACAGACTGTTGATGTGGATGCCAAGATTGTTTACCAGAAAAGCAAGGCTGCCCCAATTGTGATGGGTCTGATTCCTTCCATTGGTAACCTGATCACAGACCTGTCTTTCAAGTCTGCCATCATTAATCTGAATGCCAATGCTGGACTGTTTCCTGAGGATGATCTTGTGTTCCGCCTGAGTGCCTCTACTGCCTCTGTGTTTGAGTGTCTGAAAGCCAGAATTGATGGTACCACCAGTTTGAGCACGAAGAGGGGAATCAAGTTGGCCAACTCCCTGTCCCTTGTCAATGACCACATTGAAGGCAATCATGACAGCTCATTCACGATGAGTGCTGAGACCTTTGAAACTGCTGTCTCTGTTGCAACAGTTGGAAAGATTGTTTCCCCTGTATTCAACCTGGAAGCAAGCCAAAATCTTAATGCAGACACCAAGTCTAAAGCAAACGCTCTCTCCACCTTTAAGATCAAGGGGGATATCAACATGCCAATGATCAAAACTGTTGGCGAGGCCAGTGCAGACCACAATCTGAAGCTGGAAGGAACCTTTGAATATGTTTCCATGGAGTCaaccataaaaacaagcatgggGGGCACAGTATTTGAAAATTATCTGGTTTTAGGAGTCCTGGATAATGAAGCTAATTTCTACTTGAATAAAGATGGCCTCCGCTCTACATCCAAGATTATTGGTGAAGCCAGGCTTAACAATGGAGAGACCAAAGTCCTTAGCATGGGTGGAAGCAACAATTTGGCCATTGAAGCCTCCATGGGTCGTGTCTATGTAGACCTAATGCATGTTTGCAACAATGAGGCAAACCTCTTTGACTTCACCACCAAAGGAAAGCATCTTGCCCAGGCTAAAATTGACTTTGCACCTATCTCCTCATTGAAAGCTGATTTTGAGATTGATATGACCCAGCCATGCAGCTTGGGTGAATTTAAATTCTTTGAGAAGACTGTTGCTGAAATGACCCCATCTAACCAGAAGATCTCCAATAAAGTCAAGTTTGTTAGCCCAGTTTACACCACAGATATGGATGTTGAGGTGGAGGGCAATGCACCAGTCCTCAAGATTGTGTTTAAATCCTCTGCCACCTCTGCTTTTGTGGTCTTGGAATACAACTTGGATG CTTCCAGCACTCTCAACTTTGAGAATGACCTTCTGAACATGGTTAACAAGCTTGTCCTGACACATACTGACCTGACCATGGATGTCAGCCACACCATTGCTCAAGCCCTAAG GAGAAAGCGTCAAGCTGATGAAag TGTCTCTCGCCACACAATGAATGTAGACGTCACCAGTCCTACTTTTACTGATATGAACCTTCGTTATGCTGCACACAGAGATGCTATTAGTGCTTCAGTTTCTAGTCCTTCTGCTGGCTTCCTTGGCCTTCAATTTAATGGAAAATTCTTGTCCCAGATGAATGCCAGATTGTATTTCCGTTTGCCT TCTGCCCCAGAAGCTGATATTAACATCCTGGTCATCAGAACGTCTAAGGATGCTGATAAGATAAACCTGCAAATTGTCTACGTCATGGAGTCAATTGAGGCAATGCTCAATGAGCTCAAGGGAAAACTTCCCTCTATCATGTCTTCAGCTAAAGCATTTGCTGACAAGTACCACATAACAGCGAACTTGGTGATACTGAGGGACTTTTTCATTAACTACATCAACGAAGCCTATAACATTGCAACCAACTATGATGCTCAAATGAGCCAGCTGTCAATTTTCTTCAGGAACACTGTTACTCGGTACCAGAAAACTATTCAGACCTTCTT